Genomic DNA from Paracoccus sp. MBLB3053:
CCCATGCAAGCCCGCAGATGGTTCGGGACGTGCTGGCCATACCCGGAACCCGGCCGATCATTTCGCATACCGGCATCCACGGCCAATGCCCCAGCCCGCGCAACATCTCCGATGATCTGGTCAGGGCGATCGCCGCCAAGGGCGGGTTGATCGGGATCGGCTATTGGTCGGATGTCGTTTGCGGCGATAGCCCCGCCGACATTGCCAAGGCGATCAAGGCCGCCATGGCCCTGGTCGGAGACGATCAGGTTTCGCTTGGCTCGGATTATGACGGCTCGGTGAACGCGCCGTTCGATGCGGCCCATCTTTCCGTGCTGACGCAGGCGCTCATGGATGCCGGGTTGTCTGACGGGCAGATCGCGAAGGTGATGGGCGGCAACATGATGCGCTATCTTGCCGAGAACCTCTAGCCGCATCATTCTCGCGCAAAACCGGAGAACCGCATGCTGACCATCTACGGGGTAACCCGATCCCGCGCCTCGCGCATCATCTGGCTTTGCCATGAGCTAGGTTTGCCCTTCCGCCAGGTTCCCGTGATCCAGGCCTATCGCCTTTCCGATCCGGACGCGGCGGATGCACCACAGAACACGCGATCCGAGAGCTTCCTGAAACTCTCGCCCGCAGGAGCGATCCCCGTGATCCGCGACGGCGATCTGGTGCTTTCGGAATCGCTGGCCTGCACCCTTCATCTGGCGAGAAAACACGGCCAGCCCTTCGGCCCCGCCAACGAAACCGAAGATGCGCTGATGCTGCAATGGAGCTTCTACGCCGCGGCTTCGGTCGAACAGGATGCGCTGACCATTCTCTTCCTGCACCGGCCGGGTCAGGCACAATCGGGCGCCGATCAGGCCTCGGTCGCAAATGCCGCCGAAAGGCTGATCCGACCGCTTGCGGTTCTCGAGGATCACCTTTCCCGGAACGGATATCTGGTCGCCGGCCGTTTCACAGTCGCCGACATCAATGTGGCCGAAATCCTGCGCTACGCGCAAAGCCACCACGAGCTTCTGGATCGCTTTCCGGCGGTCACGGCCTGGCTAAAGGACTGCCAGAGCCGTCCCGCGTTCATGCAGATGTGGCGGGAGCGTCTGGCCGAGCCGGAATGACTGAAAATCGTGACGGACAGGCGCAACCAGCCCGTCACGATCCACTCATGAACGCGGTAATTGCCGCAAACTCATCACCGGATCAGCTTGCCGCAACAGGGGTCGGGCCGGTTTGACGCATGTCAATATTTGCATGAATTGTCTGCATATGCGGATCTGATGAAGTCTAGGGCATACCATCGCTTGCGGTCACGATTTCAGCTGACGCTTCCCCTTGCCCCGCAACCCCGGGGCGTGAGATAAACCCGCTTCAGAAGAACAAGACGAGCAGGTGCGATGGCAGACGATCTCTTTCCGGTCTCGGACAAGGCAACCGAGAGCTATTCGGCTGCCTCCATCGAAGTGCTCGAAGGGCTCGAGCCCGTCCGCAAGCGCCCCGGCATGTATATCGGCGGGA
This window encodes:
- a CDS encoding glutathione S-transferase family protein; this encodes MLTIYGVTRSRASRIIWLCHELGLPFRQVPVIQAYRLSDPDAADAPQNTRSESFLKLSPAGAIPVIRDGDLVLSESLACTLHLARKHGQPFGPANETEDALMLQWSFYAAASVEQDALTILFLHRPGQAQSGADQASVANAAERLIRPLAVLEDHLSRNGYLVAGRFTVADINVAEILRYAQSHHELLDRFPAVTAWLKDCQSRPAFMQMWRERLAEPE